A region of the Pseudarthrobacter sp. MM222 genome:
GCACTTCGGCGTCGGTGTGGCCAAGGTGGGTGGTGGCTTCGCGGTGGTGGTTGAGGACCTCGATGTCGCGGTAGTCGCTGATGGCGCCAAAGGTCATGTTGGTCATCCCGAGTTCCTCGCCCTGGTAGACGTAGGGCGTGCCCCGGTGCAGGTGCAGGATGCCCGCGAGCATCTTGGCGGAGAGTTCGCGGTAGCGGCCGTCATCGCCGAAGCGCGATACGGCGCGGGCCTGGTCGTGGTTGCCCCAGTACAGGCTGTTCCAGCCCCGCTCGGCGAGGCCTTCCTGCCAGCGTCCCAGCGTGCGTTTCAGCTCGGTGAGTTTAAGCTTCTTGGGCCGCCACTTGTTGCCGTTCTCCTGGTCCAGGGCCACGTGTTCGAACTGGAACACCATGTCCACCTCGGCCCGCGCGGGATCGGTGAACAGGACGGCTTCCTCCACCGTCACGCCCGGCATCTCGCCGACCGTGAGCACCTGACCGGTGCGGCCGGTGAAAACTTCGCGGTGCATCTCCTGCAGGAACTCGTGGATGCGGGGGCCGTTGATGTAGAACGGGCTGCCGTCGCCGTAAAGCTTGCCGTCCGCTACAGGCCCGTCCGGGAGGGCGGTGTCCTTGGAAATGAAGTTGATGACGTCCATCCGGAACCCATCAATGCCGCGGTCCAGCCACCAGTTCATCATGTCGTACACCGCGGTCCGGACCTCAGGGTTTTCCCAGTTCAGATCCGGCTGCTTCTTCGAAAAGATGTGCAGGTAATACTCGCCGGTGACCTGGTCGAATTCCCAGGCAGGTCCGGAAAACGCCGAGCCCCAGTTGCTGGGCTCCGCGCCTTCGCCCCGCCGCGACGACCCTTCCCGCGGTGTCCGCCACCAGTACCAGTCCCGCTTCGGGTTGTCCTTCGACGAACGTGATTCCACGAACCAGGGGTGTTCGTCCGAGGTGTGGTTGACCACGAGGTCCATGACCAGCTTCATGCCCCGCGCGTGCAGGCCGTCGGTCAGTTCCTGCAGGTCCTCGAGGGTCCCGAAGAGCGGGTCCACGTTGCGGTAGTCACTGATGTCGTAGCCGTTGTCGTCCTGCGGGGAGGTATAGATCGGCGACAGCCAGACGACGTCGACGCCGAGCCGGTGGAGGTAGTCCAGCTTGCTGATAACGCCGCGCAGGTCGCCGATCCCGTCGCCGTCGGAGTCGGCAAAGCTGCGCGGATAGATCTGATAGACGACGGCGCTCTGGAACCAGTCGCGGCCAGCTTCCTCGTGCAACTCCGCAGGTGCTTGGTCGACCGTCATGGTGCTCCTCAGCTGGATCGGCAGGCTGGTGCGGGCAGCGCCGCGGCCGCTCCGCCAACGTCTGATTATCGAACAGTTGGCCCGGGCTGGGAAGACCCTTCTTAGTTCGGCGTCAGTTCTGGGCGACGATGGTTTTGTCGCGGTCCTCGAACACGTCGCCGCCCGGGCCGGAGAAGGCCCGGGAACGCTGGACGGCCTCGATGGATCCGGT
Encoded here:
- a CDS encoding glycoside hydrolase family 13 protein, encoding MTVDQAPAELHEEAGRDWFQSAVVYQIYPRSFADSDGDGIGDLRGVISKLDYLHRLGVDVVWLSPIYTSPQDDNGYDISDYRNVDPLFGTLEDLQELTDGLHARGMKLVMDLVVNHTSDEHPWFVESRSSKDNPKRDWYWWRTPREGSSRRGEGAEPSNWGSAFSGPAWEFDQVTGEYYLHIFSKKQPDLNWENPEVRTAVYDMMNWWLDRGIDGFRMDVINFISKDTALPDGPVADGKLYGDGSPFYINGPRIHEFLQEMHREVFTGRTGQVLTVGEMPGVTVEEAVLFTDPARAEVDMVFQFEHVALDQENGNKWRPKKLKLTELKRTLGRWQEGLAERGWNSLYWGNHDQARAVSRFGDDGRYRELSAKMLAGILHLHRGTPYVYQGEELGMTNMTFGAISDYRDIEVLNHHREATTHLGHTDAEVLAALAPLNRDNARTPVQWDASRHAGFTTGAPWIAVNPNANHINAAAQLDDPDSVYSFYRTVIELRHAQRVVSHGDFTLLLPDDEHIYAFTRSLKGPSGVTELLVLGNFSGEDHAAELDDESWVRAELILGNYPPDGGASDAGSGGGPAAASGGGRLRLRPWELRVLRRRTEAQ